A genomic window from Anthocerotibacter panamensis C109 includes:
- a CDS encoding ATP-binding protein — protein MTASICWQDANRNYLMANLAVIRAFLEKKVQDSRAMAQAQKALHKATDALPAQASLTRLSQLFRLSSFEQGVLLMCLGVELDASFSRLYATAQDDPQRDFPTFSLALSALPDPHWSALTSHSPLQRWHLIKIGTGEVLTLSPLRIEERILHFLVGSDHLEEQLQHLVYPLDAPTELAPSHQVLAQLIANTLTQKGVNSFLPVVQLCGDDATSKRAIAAAACSLLGFSPFLLTAQALPLANAALQNFVTRWEREANLGARALLLDCDELHSSDDGLEAAVVRFMEQVRCPLLLLTRDRRRSHLRSIITYDVLPPNSDEQRQIWQVALGSRAADLNGQVNRLVAHFNLSLPTIQAACAETLVRLEDPDDSSSLERALWDTCRKQARPRLEDLAQRMEGTPSWEDLVLPEAQRQVLMDITAHVRQRAKVYSQWGFADKGGRGLGISALFAGASGTGKTMAAEVIAQALGLDLYRIDLSAVVSKYIGETEKNLRRIFDAAEISSAVLLFDEADALFGKRSEVKDSHDRHANIEVSYLLQRMEAYRGLAILTTNLKDALDSAFLRRIRFMVRFPFPDAAQRAEIWQRIFPKATPTEGLDVHKLARLNVAGGNIRNIALNAAFLAADAEESVQMKHLLRSARSEYTKLEKPLTDAEVKGWV, from the coding sequence ATGACTGCTTCTATCTGCTGGCAAGATGCCAACCGGAACTATCTGATGGCAAATCTGGCGGTGATTCGAGCCTTTCTGGAAAAAAAAGTCCAGGACAGCAGGGCCATGGCTCAGGCTCAAAAGGCCCTCCACAAAGCTACAGATGCGCTGCCTGCCCAAGCCAGCTTGACGCGACTTAGCCAGCTTTTCCGGCTCTCCTCTTTTGAGCAAGGGGTCTTGCTGATGTGTCTGGGCGTGGAGCTGGACGCCTCCTTCAGCCGTCTGTATGCTACTGCCCAGGATGACCCCCAGCGAGATTTTCCTACCTTTAGTCTGGCTTTGTCTGCTCTGCCCGATCCCCACTGGAGCGCCCTCACCTCCCATTCGCCGCTACAGCGCTGGCATTTGATCAAGATTGGTACAGGCGAGGTGCTCACCTTGAGTCCCCTGCGTATCGAGGAACGGATTTTGCACTTTCTGGTCGGCTCTGACCATTTGGAGGAGCAACTCCAGCACTTGGTCTACCCACTGGATGCCCCTACAGAACTTGCACCTTCCCATCAAGTTTTAGCCCAACTTATCGCCAATACGCTGACCCAGAAAGGAGTAAATTCCTTTCTGCCAGTGGTGCAACTGTGCGGGGACGACGCGACGAGTAAACGTGCCATCGCCGCCGCTGCCTGTAGCCTTTTAGGGTTTAGCCCGTTCCTGCTCACCGCCCAAGCCCTGCCGTTAGCGAATGCGGCATTACAAAATTTCGTGACCCGCTGGGAGCGAGAAGCGAATCTGGGTGCGCGGGCATTGCTGCTAGATTGTGACGAACTGCACTCCAGCGATGACGGGCTTGAGGCGGCGGTCGTCCGCTTCATGGAGCAGGTGCGCTGTCCGCTACTGCTGCTCACCCGTGACCGCCGCCGCTCCCATTTGCGCTCTATCATCACCTACGATGTTTTGCCGCCCAACAGCGACGAGCAGCGCCAGATCTGGCAGGTAGCGCTAGGGAGCAGAGCGGCAGACCTCAATGGACAGGTAAATCGGCTGGTGGCCCATTTCAACCTGAGTCTGCCCACAATCCAGGCCGCTTGCGCCGAGACGCTGGTGCGGCTGGAGGACCCGGACGACTCCTCTAGTCTGGAGCGAGCCCTTTGGGACACCTGTCGCAAACAAGCCCGCCCCCGCCTTGAAGACTTGGCCCAGCGGATGGAGGGCACGCCCAGTTGGGAGGATCTCGTCCTCCCCGAGGCGCAGCGTCAAGTGCTGATGGACATCACAGCCCACGTCCGGCAGCGAGCCAAGGTTTATAGCCAGTGGGGTTTTGCGGACAAGGGCGGGCGGGGGTTGGGTATCAGTGCTCTTTTTGCCGGGGCGAGTGGCACGGGTAAGACCATGGCCGCCGAGGTGATTGCTCAGGCGTTGGGTCTGGATCTCTACCGTATCGACCTGAGCGCAGTGGTCAGCAAATATATCGGTGAAACCGAAAAGAATCTCCGACGTATCTTCGATGCCGCCGAGATCAGTAGCGCGGTCCTGCTCTTCGATGAGGCTGATGCCCTGTTCGGCAAGCGCAGTGAAGTCAAGGACAGCCATGACCGCCACGCCAACATTGAGGTCAGCTACCTATTGCAGCGGATGGAAGCCTATCGGGGGCTCGCCATTCTCACCACCAATCTCAAGGACGCTCTAGATAGCGCGTTTCTGCGCCGGATTCGGTTTATGGTCCGCTTCCCCTTCCCGGATGCCGCCCAACGAGCTGAGATCTGGCAGCGTATTTTCCCCAAAGCCACCCCCACCGAGGGCCTGGATGTCCACAAACTAGCCCGCCTCAATGTCGCCGGGGGCAACATCCGCAACATCGCCCTCAATGCAGCTTTTTTGGCGGCGGATGCTGAGGAATCGGTACAGATGAAACACTTACTGCGCTCTGCTCGCAGCGAGTACACCAAGCTGGAAAAACCCCTCACTGACGCCGAGGTGAAAGGCTGGGTCTAA
- a CDS encoding glycoside hydrolase family 57 protein, protein MALGYLALVLHAHLPFVRHPESDYVLEEEWLFEAITETYIPLIRMFEGLEADGIDFKLTMSLTPPLVAMLQDPYLQDKYDQHLALTQELIQKEISRNHDHGHLLYLSRHYEDYFQQAYDTWNAYDRNLITAFKHFQDQGNLDILTCGATHGYLPLMQMYPQAVWAQLKVAVDSYSEAFGQPPKGIWLAECAFFPGLERMLADVGLRYFITDAHGVLYAKPRPRYGPYAPIFSHSGVAVFGRDYESSQQVWSSEVGYPGDPVYREFYKDLGYEADYEYIKPYIIPNGTRKNTGIKYHRITTRTGPDAKELYDPYWAMEKAAEHAENFMHNRIRQINYLHNIMGREPIVLSPYDAELFGHWWYEGPWFLNFLIRKAYYDQHTFQMTNLAEYLNLNPTQQVCSPAQSSWGSRGFHEYWLNDTNAWIYPHLHKATERMIELSKREPQDEWEWRALNQCARELLLAQSSDWAFIMRTATMVPYAIRRTRSHLLRFNRLHDALNGGKLDREWLEKVEYLDNVFPELNYRVYRPL, encoded by the coding sequence ATGGCGCTTGGTTATCTGGCTTTAGTACTGCACGCCCATTTGCCCTTTGTACGGCACCCAGAGAGCGATTACGTCCTGGAGGAGGAGTGGCTGTTTGAGGCTATCACTGAGACTTATATCCCCCTGATTCGGATGTTTGAGGGCCTAGAAGCGGATGGCATCGACTTCAAACTGACCATGTCCTTGACCCCGCCTTTGGTCGCGATGCTCCAAGACCCCTACCTGCAAGATAAATACGACCAGCACCTAGCCCTTACCCAAGAACTCATCCAGAAAGAAATTTCGCGCAACCACGACCATGGGCATCTGCTCTATCTGTCTCGCCACTACGAAGACTATTTCCAGCAAGCTTACGATACCTGGAATGCCTACGACCGCAACCTGATCACCGCGTTTAAGCATTTCCAGGACCAGGGCAACCTCGATATCCTCACCTGTGGGGCAACCCATGGCTATCTGCCCTTGATGCAGATGTATCCCCAGGCTGTCTGGGCACAGCTCAAGGTTGCCGTGGATTCCTATAGTGAGGCTTTTGGGCAGCCACCCAAGGGCATCTGGCTGGCAGAGTGCGCCTTCTTCCCAGGTCTGGAGCGGATGTTGGCGGATGTGGGTCTGCGTTACTTCATCACCGATGCCCACGGAGTCCTCTACGCTAAACCCCGGCCCCGTTACGGTCCCTACGCACCCATCTTCTCGCATTCTGGGGTGGCGGTCTTTGGTCGGGACTACGAATCCTCGCAGCAGGTCTGGAGTTCGGAGGTCGGCTATCCCGGCGACCCAGTCTACCGCGAATTTTATAAAGACCTGGGCTACGAAGCCGACTACGAGTACATTAAGCCCTACATCATCCCCAACGGCACACGCAAAAACACCGGCATCAAGTACCACCGCATCACCACCCGCACCGGGCCTGATGCCAAAGAACTCTACGACCCCTACTGGGCGATGGAGAAAGCCGCAGAACATGCCGAGAACTTCATGCACAACCGCATACGCCAGATCAATTACCTCCATAACATCATGGGCCGCGAGCCCATTGTCCTTTCTCCCTATGACGCCGAACTCTTCGGTCACTGGTGGTATGAAGGCCCTTGGTTCCTGAACTTTCTGATTCGCAAGGCGTACTACGACCAGCACACCTTCCAGATGACCAATCTGGCGGAGTATCTAAATCTCAATCCCACCCAGCAGGTCTGTAGCCCCGCCCAGTCCAGTTGGGGGTCTAGGGGCTTCCACGAATACTGGCTCAACGACACCAACGCCTGGATCTACCCGCACTTGCACAAGGCCACGGAGCGGATGATCGAGCTATCCAAGCGCGAACCCCAAGATGAATGGGAATGGCGGGCCTTAAATCAGTGCGCCCGTGAACTCCTATTGGCTCAATCCTCTGACTGGGCCTTTATCATGCGCACTGCCACGATGGTCCCCTACGCCATCCGCCGCACTCGTTCGCACCTGTTGCGCTTCAATCGGCTCCACGATGCCCTCAACGGCGGGAAACTTGACCGCGAATGGTTGGAGAAGGTGGAATATCTGGACAACGTCTTCCCCGAACTCAACTACCGCGTCTACCGTCCTCTGTAG
- a CDS encoding DUF4255 domain-containing protein codes for MSNHLAIATVTATLQRVLQASVQADVDGATVTTLRPDASGSGTPESRVNVYLYQAAPVVWRNADLPTRHGKGEFVKRPQTALDLFYIVSFYGNETELEPQRLLGSVVRTLHSRPVLTQEMIRDTVADATFSYLGGSNLLEQIDLIKFTPTTLTTDELSKIWSVFFQTAYTLSIAYKASTVLIESDDTPQRALPVRDSRLRVTPSQVRIDHIAVIEANAKLWHQSKDQLILMSSTLQIKGKGLLNDRTLVRVGGVDVEPSEVKETQVTLSLTNVDSRALRSGAQGIQIIHRYQPSPSPGPERILESNVLAFILRPTIIRTAVDRIEGTGNEPDTIEVTLQVNPMVGRTQRLALVLNERSTEDPAAYTFMAPPRAEDSATVSFRVPGVKRGLYLARVQVDGAESLLRVDQDAESPTFEQYIGPTIEIS; via the coding sequence ATGAGTAATCATCTCGCCATTGCCACGGTGACCGCCACGCTTCAGCGGGTTCTCCAAGCGAGTGTCCAAGCGGATGTGGACGGGGCTACAGTGACTACGCTGCGCCCTGACGCCTCCGGTAGCGGGACTCCAGAAAGCCGGGTCAATGTCTATCTCTATCAGGCTGCCCCGGTAGTCTGGCGCAATGCAGACTTGCCCACGCGCCATGGCAAGGGGGAGTTCGTCAAGCGGCCTCAGACCGCTCTCGATCTGTTCTATATTGTTTCTTTTTATGGAAACGAGACTGAACTAGAACCCCAGCGCTTACTTGGAAGCGTGGTCAGGACACTGCATTCACGGCCTGTGCTGACCCAGGAGATGATCCGCGACACGGTAGCCGATGCAACGTTCTCCTACCTTGGGGGCTCCAACCTCCTTGAGCAGATCGACCTCATCAAGTTCACCCCCACCACTTTGACGACCGATGAACTCTCCAAAATCTGGTCTGTTTTCTTCCAGACAGCCTACACCCTCTCGATAGCTTACAAAGCCAGCACGGTCCTCATCGAGAGCGATGACACGCCCCAACGTGCGCTGCCTGTCCGCGACAGTCGCCTCAGGGTAACGCCATCCCAGGTGCGCATCGATCACATCGCAGTCATTGAAGCGAATGCAAAGCTCTGGCATCAAAGCAAAGACCAGCTCATCTTGATGAGCAGCACCCTCCAGATCAAGGGTAAGGGTCTGCTCAATGACCGGACCCTCGTGCGTGTGGGCGGTGTGGATGTGGAGCCCAGTGAGGTCAAAGAAACTCAGGTCACGCTGTCGCTGACCAATGTGGACTCGCGGGCACTGCGGTCCGGGGCTCAGGGAATTCAGATCATCCACCGCTATCAGCCAAGTCCAAGTCCAGGTCCAGAGCGCATCTTGGAGTCAAATGTCCTGGCTTTTATCCTGCGCCCGACCATTATTCGAACCGCTGTGGACCGGATTGAGGGCACCGGCAATGAACCTGACACCATTGAAGTCACGCTCCAGGTCAACCCGATGGTGGGGCGCACCCAGCGCCTTGCCCTAGTCTTGAATGAGCGCTCGACCGAAGATCCGGCAGCTTATACGTTTATGGCTCCACCGCGGGCTGAGGACAGCGCCACGGTGTCGTTTCGGGTACCTGGCGTCAAGCGCGGGTTATATCTAGCACGAGTCCAGGTCGATGGAGCGGAGAGCCTGCTGCGCGTAGACCAGGACGCCGAGAGCCCCACTTTTGAGCAATATATTGGCCCGACGATAGAGATCTCATGA
- a CDS encoding sigma-70 family RNA polymerase sigma factor: MGRSLAMSDKDSVGLYLKEIGRVPLLSPEQEVLLARQIAQGGPGGERAKCRLVQANLRLVVSIAKKYLNRGVPFLDLIQEGSIGLIRAAEKFEHERGYKFSTYAYWWIRQAITRAVASQARTVRLPVHMVEKINKVKRIRRELVQKFGRQPSHDELANALDVDPEELESILRASRRTVSLNVSVGKEEDTELIQLIEDGESVSLDENIDRINMCQEVNDILIQHLTPRERDIISLRFGLVDGRQRTLDEVGNIFDLSRERIRQIQAKAFRKLRRVRSRPKLYDWIKTL, translated from the coding sequence ATGGGACGCAGTTTAGCGATGTCAGACAAAGATTCGGTGGGGCTATATCTCAAGGAGATTGGCCGCGTGCCGCTCCTCAGTCCCGAGCAAGAAGTCCTCCTCGCCCGCCAAATCGCTCAGGGCGGTCCGGGGGGAGAACGGGCTAAGTGCCGTCTAGTTCAGGCGAACCTGCGTTTAGTCGTGTCTATTGCCAAGAAATATCTCAACCGGGGGGTTCCTTTTCTGGATCTGATCCAAGAGGGCTCGATTGGTCTTATCCGCGCCGCCGAAAAGTTTGAGCACGAGCGGGGCTATAAGTTCTCGACCTATGCCTACTGGTGGATCCGGCAAGCCATCACCCGAGCAGTGGCTTCTCAGGCACGAACGGTACGTCTGCCGGTACACATGGTCGAGAAGATCAACAAAGTCAAGCGTATCCGCCGCGAACTGGTCCAGAAGTTTGGTCGCCAACCCAGTCACGATGAACTGGCAAATGCCCTCGATGTGGACCCCGAGGAACTGGAGTCGATCCTCCGTGCCTCCCGCCGTACCGTTTCGCTCAACGTCTCGGTGGGTAAAGAAGAGGACACCGAACTGATCCAACTCATTGAGGATGGGGAGAGCGTCAGCCTTGACGAAAACATCGACCGCATCAATATGTGTCAGGAAGTCAATGATATTTTGATCCAGCATCTCACCCCGCGCGAACGCGACATCATCAGCCTGCGTTTTGGGTTGGTGGATGGCAGACAGCGGACCCTAGACGAAGTTGGCAATATCTTTGACCTCTCGCGTGAGCGCATCCGCCAAATCCAGGCCAAAGCATTTCGGAAACTACGCCGCGTCCGTTCTCGGCCTAAACTCTACGATTGGATCAAGACGCTCTAA